The following coding sequences lie in one Populus nigra chromosome 15, ddPopNigr1.1, whole genome shotgun sequence genomic window:
- the LOC133674607 gene encoding serine/threonine protein phosphatase 2A 55 kDa regulatory subunit B beta isoform-like isoform X1, whose product MNGGGSEEAAEAVAAAPVPLEWKFAQVFGERTAGEEVQEVDIISAIEFDRTGDHLATGDRGGRVVLFERTDKRDHGGNRRDLERMDFPIIRHPEFRYKTEFQSHEPEFDYLKSLEIEEKINKIRWCQAANGALFLLSTNDKTIKFWKVHEKKVKKICDMNVDPAKAAGNGPVVGPSIPTSSKPYTANGGCLDKPLGLSNDFSFPLGGVPSLHLPVVLTSSEISLVPRCRRIYAHAHDYHINSISNNSDGETFISADDLRINLWNLEISNQSFNIVDVKPANMEDLTEVITSAEFHPTHCNILAYSSSRGSVRLVDMRQSALCDSHSKLFEEQEVPGSRSFFTEIIASISDIKFAKDGRYILSRDYMTLKLWDINMDSGPVSTFQVHENLRPKLCDLYENDSIFDKFECCLSGDGLRVATGSYSNLFRVFGCSEGSTEATTLEASKNPMRKQVQTPSRPSRSLGTLSHGFRRGADTSGVDTNGNAFDFTTKLLHLAWHPTENSLACAASNSLYMYYA is encoded by the exons ATGAACGGAGGCGGCAGTGAGGAAGCTGCGGAGGCGGTGGCGGCAGCGCCGGTGCCGCTTGAGTGGAAATTTGCCCAGGTTTTTGGAGAGCGAACGGCTGGTGAAGAAGTACAGGAAG TCGATATCATATCTGCCATCGAATTTGATAGAACTGGTGACCATCTTGCTACTGGAGATCGTGGAGGTCGAGTGGTTTTATTTGAAAGAACCGACAAGAGAGAT CATGGTGGAAATCGGAGAGATCTAGAGAGGATGGATTTTCCAATTATCAGGCATCCTGAATTCCGTTACAAAACAGAGTTTCAGAGCCATGAACCTGAG TTTGATTATCTGAAGAGCTTGGAAATTGAGGAGAAGATCAACAAGATTAGATGGTGCCAAGCAGCTAATGGTGCACTTTTTCTTCTGTCCACTAATGacaaaacaatcaaattttgGAAG GTCCATGAAAAGAAGGTCAAGAAAATATGTGACATGAATGTTGACCCTGCAAAAGCTGCTGGAAATGGTCCTGTTGTAGGTCCAAGCATACCAACAAGCTCCAAACCATATACTGCCAATGGAGGATGTTTGGATAAACCCTTGGGCTTGAGCAATGACTTTTCTTTCCCACTTGGGGGTGTCCCGTCTCTACACTTACCCGTGGTA TTGACCAGTAGTGAAATCAGCCTTGTGCCTAGGTGTCGGAGAATATATGCTCATGCCCATGACTATCACATTAACTCCATTTCTAACAACAG TGATGGTGAAACTTTTATATCTGCTGACGATCTGCGAATAAATCTTTGGAATTTGGAAATCAGCAATCAGAGTTTCAATATTGTTGATGTAAAGCCTGCAAACATGGAGGATCTGACTG AGGTGATAACTTCAGCAGAATTTCATCCTACTCATTGCAATATTCTGGCATATAGTAGTTCAAGGGGCTCAGTTCGTTTAGTTGACATGAGACAGTCAGCTCTATGCGATTCTCATAGCAAATT GTTTGAGGAACAAGAGGTGCCTGGTTCAAGGTCCTTCTTCACAGAGATAATTGCCTCAATCTCAGATATTAAGTTTGCCAAGGATGGGAGATATATTCTTAGTCGTGATTACATGACTCTAaag ttgTGGGACATAAATATGGATTCTGGACCAGTTTCAACCTTCCAAGTTCATGAAAATCTTAGACCAAAG CTTTGTGATCTGTATGAAAACGATTCCATCTTTGACAAATTTGAGTGTTGTCTGAGTGGAGATGGACTTCGAGTGGCAACTGGTTCATACAG CAATCTATTTCGTGTGTTTGGTTGTTCTGAAGGAAGCACAGAAGCAACAACATTGGAAGCCAGCAAGAATCCAATGAG GAAACAGGTTCAAACCCCGTCAAGGCCTTCTAGATCTCTGGGCACTCTTTCCCATGGTTTTAGGCGAG GAGCTGATACGTCCGGAGTTGATACAAATGGAAATGCATTTGATTTCACAACGAAGTTGTTGCATCTAGCCTGGCATCCAACTGAAAACTCACTTGCCTGTGCTGCTTCAAACAGCCTTTACATGTATTATGCATGA
- the LOC133674607 gene encoding serine/threonine protein phosphatase 2A 55 kDa regulatory subunit B beta isoform-like isoform X2 has translation MNGGGSEEAAEAVAAAPVPLEWKFAQVFGERTAGEEVQEVDIISAIEFDRTGDHLATGDRGGRVVLFERTDKRDHGGNRRDLERMDFPIIRHPEFRYKTEFQSHEPEFDYLKSLEIEEKINKIRWCQAANGALFLLSTNDKTIKFWKVHEKKVKKICDMNVDPAKAAGNGPVVGPSIPTSSKPYTANGGCLDKPLGLSNDFSFPLGGVPSLHLPVLTSSEISLVPRCRRIYAHAHDYHINSISNNSDGETFISADDLRINLWNLEISNQSFNIVDVKPANMEDLTEVITSAEFHPTHCNILAYSSSRGSVRLVDMRQSALCDSHSKLFEEQEVPGSRSFFTEIIASISDIKFAKDGRYILSRDYMTLKLWDINMDSGPVSTFQVHENLRPKLCDLYENDSIFDKFECCLSGDGLRVATGSYSNLFRVFGCSEGSTEATTLEASKNPMRKQVQTPSRPSRSLGTLSHGFRRGADTSGVDTNGNAFDFTTKLLHLAWHPTENSLACAASNSLYMYYA, from the exons ATGAACGGAGGCGGCAGTGAGGAAGCTGCGGAGGCGGTGGCGGCAGCGCCGGTGCCGCTTGAGTGGAAATTTGCCCAGGTTTTTGGAGAGCGAACGGCTGGTGAAGAAGTACAGGAAG TCGATATCATATCTGCCATCGAATTTGATAGAACTGGTGACCATCTTGCTACTGGAGATCGTGGAGGTCGAGTGGTTTTATTTGAAAGAACCGACAAGAGAGAT CATGGTGGAAATCGGAGAGATCTAGAGAGGATGGATTTTCCAATTATCAGGCATCCTGAATTCCGTTACAAAACAGAGTTTCAGAGCCATGAACCTGAG TTTGATTATCTGAAGAGCTTGGAAATTGAGGAGAAGATCAACAAGATTAGATGGTGCCAAGCAGCTAATGGTGCACTTTTTCTTCTGTCCACTAATGacaaaacaatcaaattttgGAAG GTCCATGAAAAGAAGGTCAAGAAAATATGTGACATGAATGTTGACCCTGCAAAAGCTGCTGGAAATGGTCCTGTTGTAGGTCCAAGCATACCAACAAGCTCCAAACCATATACTGCCAATGGAGGATGTTTGGATAAACCCTTGGGCTTGAGCAATGACTTTTCTTTCCCACTTGGGGGTGTCCCGTCTCTACACTTACCCGTG TTGACCAGTAGTGAAATCAGCCTTGTGCCTAGGTGTCGGAGAATATATGCTCATGCCCATGACTATCACATTAACTCCATTTCTAACAACAG TGATGGTGAAACTTTTATATCTGCTGACGATCTGCGAATAAATCTTTGGAATTTGGAAATCAGCAATCAGAGTTTCAATATTGTTGATGTAAAGCCTGCAAACATGGAGGATCTGACTG AGGTGATAACTTCAGCAGAATTTCATCCTACTCATTGCAATATTCTGGCATATAGTAGTTCAAGGGGCTCAGTTCGTTTAGTTGACATGAGACAGTCAGCTCTATGCGATTCTCATAGCAAATT GTTTGAGGAACAAGAGGTGCCTGGTTCAAGGTCCTTCTTCACAGAGATAATTGCCTCAATCTCAGATATTAAGTTTGCCAAGGATGGGAGATATATTCTTAGTCGTGATTACATGACTCTAaag ttgTGGGACATAAATATGGATTCTGGACCAGTTTCAACCTTCCAAGTTCATGAAAATCTTAGACCAAAG CTTTGTGATCTGTATGAAAACGATTCCATCTTTGACAAATTTGAGTGTTGTCTGAGTGGAGATGGACTTCGAGTGGCAACTGGTTCATACAG CAATCTATTTCGTGTGTTTGGTTGTTCTGAAGGAAGCACAGAAGCAACAACATTGGAAGCCAGCAAGAATCCAATGAG GAAACAGGTTCAAACCCCGTCAAGGCCTTCTAGATCTCTGGGCACTCTTTCCCATGGTTTTAGGCGAG GAGCTGATACGTCCGGAGTTGATACAAATGGAAATGCATTTGATTTCACAACGAAGTTGTTGCATCTAGCCTGGCATCCAACTGAAAACTCACTTGCCTGTGCTGCTTCAAACAGCCTTTACATGTATTATGCATGA
- the LOC133674249 gene encoding probable inactive poly [ADP-ribose] polymerase SRO2 yields the protein MEREDQVSIIIDDGGEILDAGSETDSSSSSSSVPKPDCFDAFTRNGMMRIGEESKEHRVIKNQFLTGMNQLAKDTSVVTIHRNICSTMYMKARFEAFKSCVDAVRERRGDRNVKCGWYGASKQEILHIISFGFSRCNGQSHGVGVYLSTSKFILETFPSTIEDEKGLRHMLLCYVEMGKMELIRAGSKQIYPSSVEFDSGVDNLEYPSRLVVWSAYMNSFILPIYIVSFKAPSFSIGSLREQINEVRTGGEKLSIAVLLPILVKVFGPAKGDMISKSLDDHRKCKINRDQMIQSLKRIIGNDRMLISVIKASRGNLAVRAPNREGGSGGNN from the exons aTGGAGCGGGAAGATCAAGTGTCAATCATCATAGATGATGGCGGAGAAATCCTGGACGCTGGTTCTGAAACCGACTCCTCGTCGTCGTCGTCTTCTGTTCCGAAGCCTGATTGTTTTGATGCATTCACTCGAAATGGAATGATGAGGATCGGAGAAGAAAGCAAGGAACACAGAGTGATTAAGAATCAATTCCTTACAGGAATGAATCAGCTTGCTAAGGACACAAGTGTTGTGACCATACACAGGAATATCTGCTCTACTATGTATATGAAAGCTCGATTCGAAGCTTTCAAGAGCTGTGTAGATGCGGTCCGTGAACGCCGTGGAGATAGAAATGTTAAGTGTGGGTGGTATGGTGCTTCAAAACAGGAGATTCTTCATATCATTTCTTTTGGATTTAGTCGTTGCAATGGTCAATCGCATGGCGTTGGTGTTTATTTGTCTACTTCAAAGTTTATCCTTGAAAC GTTTCCGTCTACGATTGAGGATGAAAAAGGGTTAAGGCATATGTTGCTGTGTTATGTTGAGATGGGGAAAATGGAATTGATTCGGGCGGGTTCGAAGCAAATATATCCAAGTTCGGTGGAGTTTGATTCGGGCGTTGACAATCTGGAGTACCCTAGTAGATTGGTTGTGTGGAGTGCTTACATGAATTCTTTTATCCTTCCTATTTACATTGTAAGTTTTAAGGCACCGTCATTCAGTATTGGTTCCTTAAGAGAGCAGATTAATGAAGTAAGAACCGGTGGAGAGAAGTTGAGTATTGCTGTTTTGCTTCCTATACTGGTGAAGGTTTTTGGTCCTGCCAAGGGGGATATGATTTCCAAAAGCCTTGACGATCATAGGAAATGTAAGATTAACCGAGACCAAATGATCCAGAGTTTGAAACGGATCATTGGGAACGATCGGATGTTGATCTCAGTCATTAAAGCCAGTAGAGGCAACCTTGCGGTGAGAGCACCAAACAGGGAGGGCGGGTCTGGAGGCAACAACTGA